GAAAACAGCCTTCCCGGGGGTGACCGCGTACGGCGGCTTCAAATATGCCGTGGGCATGGTCTCCGTCGATATTGCCGGCTCATCGCTCACCAATCAAATACCGTTCTTCCCCGTCACCGGTCTTCAGAGCCTCTATCAGGTGCCGACCCTATACGCCGGCGTCGTGCAGTCCCTCGGCGCCGATAATGACCTTATCATCGTCGGCGGCTATATGTTCGGGAAATGGCAGCCCTATGCGGGGCTCATCTTCGCGCTCCCCAACTGGGACCTGGGGCTCATGTTCTATCCGGAAGCGCCGCTCGTTGTTCACCCCTATATCAATCTGCATTTCAGGTTTTAGGGGGAAGCGATGAAAACAATGATACGATCGATACTGACAGCGGCAGCGGCCGTTTCCCTCATGGGTGCCACGAACGGTTCGACGGGCTCACCGACCAACGCAACGAATGACGGGTTTTTCACCATGAACGTCGCGGGGAGCCTGGCGGAGAACGCAATGCTGCTCAACCGCGCAAGCTTCATTTCCGCCAATTCCATTACCCTCGACGTGAGCGGCCTTTTCACGATAAGCGAACGCTCCGCGCTCATGGGACTCTACGAGTTCATCTACGATGGCCCGGGGATATCACCCCAGGACGCCGAGCGCATGAGCGAACGCGTGCAGGACCATAACGTGGTCGTGAAGTACATGCACGACATACTTCCAAATCTCACGCTCTCGGGCCGCATCGACGGCACGGCTGAATTCTATAAGCTGAGCCAAAGCGAGGCCTGGGGCAGCGGCATCTTCGATTATCTCCGCGGCGGCGGCGAGGTCGAAGCGCAATGGAATTATCTCGGCTCGCACTCGGCGGCACTTGCCTACAGCATCGGCTATCTCTATTTCCCGCGATTCACCGATCTGTACACCGAATACCTCACCGGAAGTTCACTGAACCAGGAAGTGTCGCGCGAGAGCCATGTGCTCCAAGTCGCCTCCATAGTGGCAGAGAACGATTCGCATGAACCGTTCACGTACCGTGTTTCGTATCGATTCACCGCGCGTAACTTCGTGAACCCCGGCGTTATCGGTGCCGATGCCTTATACTATCCAAATGTCTATCAGTTCGGGCTCGCGCACACTGCTACCGCGGATATCGCCTGGGAAATGATGTTCATGATACCGGGTATCGGTCTCGATTATGAAAATTCAGCGTCGACAGGATATCATCCGAAACCGCTGGGCACCAATAATCAGACCATCGGCATCAATTATGACTTCAATGACATTCGCGCACGCCTTACGCTCACCTTCGTTCTTTCAAAAGAGATACAAGCCACGGTATTCGGGACCATGTCCTACAAGTACTATCCGCATTTCCCCATACAGGACGCAAGCGGTGTGTATCAGGCGGAGAAGATGTACACGAGGACCGTGCTCGCCGGGCTGGCATGGAATTTCAAGCTGGGCGAGTATTATCGCCTCATACCGTCGTATACGTTCAAATGGGTGGATGCGAACAACAAGTACGGCGACGGAACGGCGTTCAATTACGATGTACACGGACTCGGGCTGCTCCTGTCGTTCGATTTCTGAACGGAGCGGCTTACCATTTCTTAAAAATGAAGAACACCGCGGCGATGATGCAGATGAACCCGACGAGATAGTTCCATCGGAACTCTTCTTTCAGATACACGATCGAGAACACTGAGAACACCACGAGCGTTATCACTTCCTGTATCGTTTTGAGCTCTGCCGCGGTGAACGTGCCATGACCGAAGCGGTTGGCGGGGACCTGAAAGCAGTATTCGGGAAGCGCGATGAGCCAGCTTATCAGTATCACCTGCCAGAGCGCGACGCCCTTGAACTTAAGATGGCCGTACCATGCGATGGTCATGAACACGTTGGAGACGATGAGAAGGCCGATGGTAAGCATTGTGCAGCTCCTGAGACACACTCACCCCATCCCCCGGCCCCTTCCCCTCTCTCACGGAGAGGTGAGAGAGGGGAAGGGGAGAAGAGAGTGCAGTCCCGATCTTATTAAGAACACTGTCAATATCGTTCAGCACGTCATCGTTCATAAAACGAATGGCACGCATACCTAAATCCCTCATACACAAACTGCGCATATGTCTATTCGCTTCTTGCTCATCATGAGATGCCTCTGCTTTTTATTTCCCCCTTCCCTCTCTCACTTCCCTGTGAGAGAGGGAAGGGGGTGCCGCGTATTTCGCGGCGGGGGATGGGTGAGTGTTTATTCTGCAGGAGTAATGCAGCGATAGAGGGGATAGCATTCATCCGGCATTCCTATGTTGTGCCCGGTATGCGCTCGGTGTAACACCGGTCATCTTCCTGAACATCGTCGTGAAATGCTGCGATGAGGCGAACCCGAGATCGAGCGCGATATCGGTGACGGGACGGCCCGGTTCCGCCAGCAGCGCCTTCGCCCGTTCGACGCGAAGCTTGATGAGATAGTCCATCGGCGTTGCGCGTGTCGCCGCCTTGACCTGACGGGCGAACGCGGTCGTGCCGAGGCCGGCATGTCCTGCAAGTTCACGGATGCTCCATTTCCGGCCGACATCCGAGCGCATGAGATCGAGCGCACGCATGACGCTCGCACGAACGGTTCCGACGGCGGATACCGGACGTACGATCGAACGTGCGGCGCGTATGAGCATTTCGGTCACGACGGCGTTCACGCGCTGGCGATATCCTATCTCGCCGAGGGCTATCTCTTCGTAAAGCGATGCGAAGAGCGCATCAATCCCCGGCACGACACCGAGATACGCCGTTGTGCGTGTGCGCAAGGCGTCCCCGAGGTCGCGTTCCTCGCGGGACAACATGCCGCTCCATGCGCCGAGTATGAGCCTCCCGTGCTTCGTACAAAGCTCAGGCTGAACGATCAACCAAGCCAGATGCCCCTTCCCTA
This portion of the Spirochaetota bacterium genome encodes:
- a CDS encoding DMT family protein, yielding MLTIGLLIVSNVFMTIAWYGHLKFKGVALWQVILISWLIALPEYCFQVPANRFGHGTFTAAELKTIQEVITLVVFSVFSIVYLKEEFRWNYLVGFICIIAAVFFIFKKW
- a CDS encoding AraC family transcriptional regulator, with product MDIRKINTVYKPGDKALHPWPHIIMLGCHRRGYAEAALTPHRNPGFEICYAVDGEFEWTVEGRDIRIQSGESSMTMPWEEHSGRENVIGKGHLAWLIVQPELCTKHGRLILGAWSGMLSREERDLGDALRTRTTAYLGVVPGIDALFASLYEEIALGEIGYRQRVNAVVTEMLIRAARSIVRPVSAVGTVRASVMRALDLMRSDVGRKWSIRELAGHAGLGTTAFARQVKAATRATPMDYLIKLRVERAKALLAEPGRPVTDIALDLGFASSQHFTTMFRKMTGVTPSAYRAQHRNAG